A single genomic interval of Spirosoma taeanense harbors:
- a CDS encoding cob(I)yrinic acid a,c-diamide adenosyltransferase, producing MKIYTKTGDSGQTALIGGRRVSKADLRIDTYGTVDELNSWIGLVRDQSVNAGRRELLKEIQDRLFTVGAELATDPEKAPKRAMPAVVPDDVTLLEQAMDEMDAALPELRAFVLPGGHEAVSFCHLARTVCRRAERLVIALNDESPVDALVLQYLNRLSDYLFVLSRKMTQELKAEEVAWQPRV from the coding sequence ATGAAGATTTACACAAAAACAGGCGACAGCGGCCAAACGGCGCTGATTGGTGGCCGCCGGGTGAGTAAAGCCGATTTGCGGATTGATACGTATGGAACGGTTGATGAACTGAACTCCTGGATAGGTCTGGTTCGGGATCAGTCGGTGAACGCCGGGCGTAGAGAGTTGCTGAAAGAAATTCAGGACCGTCTGTTTACGGTCGGGGCCGAACTGGCGACCGATCCCGAGAAAGCGCCGAAACGCGCGATGCCCGCCGTCGTGCCGGACGACGTTACGCTGCTCGAGCAGGCGATGGATGAGATGGATGCTGCCCTGCCCGAACTGCGGGCTTTTGTCTTGCCGGGTGGCCACGAAGCTGTATCCTTCTGCCATCTGGCCCGGACGGTATGCCGCCGGGCCGAGCGGCTGGTCATCGCGCTAAACGACGAGTCACCCGTTGATGCGCTGGTCTTACAGTACCTCAACCGATTGTCTGATTACCTGTTTGTGCTGAGCCGGAAAATGACGCAGGAGTTAAAGGCCGAAGAGGTGGCCTGGCAGCCGCGCGTATGA
- a CDS encoding branched-chain amino acid aminotransferase, producing the protein MTTDALQIELRKAERSRIQEVDFNHLPFGKHFSDHMFVADFIDGQWQNQMIVPFDNFTLSPALSSLHYGQSIFEGMKAFKSEAGEVQMFRPYANFERMNESARRMCMATLPEEVFMGGLEALLRIDADWVPTQPDSSLYIRPYMFAMDTFLGVAPSKTYRFCIFTCPVGAYYSNPPKLKVETEYIRSAPGGVGYAKCAGNYAGSMYPTLLAQQQGYDQLIWTDAREHKYIEESGTMNIMFIIDGKLVTPATSDSILKGVTRDSIIQIAKSWGMTVEERLVSIDEVISGIETGRLTEAFGAGTAVGSSPYSLIGYNGKDHMLPEIAPEESFAVRVRHYLSDLRTGKIEDTFGWMHTI; encoded by the coding sequence ATGACGACGGACGCCTTGCAGATTGAATTGCGGAAAGCGGAACGCTCACGCATTCAGGAGGTGGATTTTAACCATCTGCCTTTCGGAAAACATTTCTCGGATCACATGTTTGTGGCCGATTTCATAGACGGTCAGTGGCAGAATCAGATGATTGTGCCCTTTGACAACTTTACGCTAAGTCCGGCCCTGTCGTCGCTGCATTACGGTCAGTCTATTTTTGAAGGCATGAAAGCGTTCAAGAGCGAAGCTGGCGAAGTACAGATGTTCCGTCCATATGCCAATTTCGAACGCATGAACGAATCGGCCCGGCGGATGTGCATGGCGACGCTGCCCGAAGAGGTGTTCATGGGTGGCCTGGAGGCTCTGCTCCGGATAGATGCCGACTGGGTTCCTACGCAGCCAGATAGCTCGCTCTATATTCGACCGTATATGTTTGCGATGGATACATTCCTGGGCGTGGCTCCCTCGAAAACGTATCGGTTCTGCATTTTCACCTGCCCGGTTGGCGCTTATTACTCCAATCCGCCTAAACTGAAGGTAGAAACCGAATACATCCGTTCGGCACCGGGCGGGGTGGGTTACGCTAAATGTGCGGGGAATTATGCCGGTTCGATGTATCCAACCTTGCTGGCGCAACAGCAAGGGTACGACCAGTTGATCTGGACCGACGCCCGTGAACATAAGTATATTGAGGAGTCGGGTACGATGAACATCATGTTCATCATCGACGGCAAACTCGTGACCCCAGCCACTTCGGATTCAATCCTGAAGGGCGTTACCCGCGATTCGATCATACAGATTGCCAAAAGCTGGGGCATGACTGTTGAGGAGCGGCTTGTTTCGATCGATGAAGTTATCAGCGGTATCGAAACCGGTCGGTTGACCGAAGCCTTCGGGGCCGGAACGGCAGTTGGTTCTTCGCCTTACTCGCTCATTGGCTACAACGGCAAGGATCATATGCTGCCCGAGATTGCACCGGAAGAATCCTTCGCGGTGCGGGTCCGACATTATCTGAGCGATCTGCGCACCGGCAAAATCGAAGATACGTTCGGCTGGATGCACACGATATAA
- a CDS encoding energy transducer TonB, which produces MKRLLPIVLALCTILLQANGQTVAVGPYKIYKDGNGQILTTFDVYSYGTSSIISAAHNEVTYLGSPFLTFPIWQKGAIRLDKGSEELACELAYNLVTTEVFCRFASGQKEQVIAPEFFTIHGVTYARQLNKLAGVDYKLYTSIKHDGPTKLLESPGSKLKSIRYINTGYGRDPSIKGVYEPLTNYYIQKGYAQPEIINLRKTSILSVLYDKAEQLRNRISKEKLSVDEVIGLLTYYDSLVTADFTDKSALMLDPVFTKALHHNLTYPASAQNQAIYGRVYAAFDINEQGLIRNVTILSPENAGYRFDLIVKKALQKISPVDPALNGKYILPVAFTYTNTNEDGESYIPVNRLSGDRLSGRQVLEEYIVPAVVARPSVTAREVWGYYK; this is translated from the coding sequence ATGAAGCGGCTCTTACCAATAGTGTTGGCGTTATGTACAATCTTACTACAGGCAAACGGGCAAACCGTTGCCGTAGGGCCCTACAAAATTTATAAAGACGGCAACGGCCAGATTCTGACAACGTTTGATGTGTATTCTTATGGAACAAGTTCGATTATTTCAGCGGCACATAATGAAGTAACTTATTTAGGTAGTCCCTTTCTCACGTTCCCTATTTGGCAAAAGGGAGCTATTCGACTAGACAAAGGGAGCGAAGAACTCGCCTGTGAACTAGCTTACAATCTGGTCACTACAGAAGTTTTTTGTCGGTTTGCAAGCGGCCAGAAAGAGCAGGTCATTGCGCCTGAATTCTTTACGATTCATGGCGTTACTTATGCCCGTCAACTGAATAAACTCGCCGGTGTTGACTATAAACTATACACGTCGATCAAACACGATGGCCCGACAAAGTTGCTGGAGAGCCCAGGCAGTAAGCTAAAATCGATTAGATACATCAATACAGGATATGGTAGAGATCCATCGATAAAAGGGGTTTACGAGCCGCTAACCAATTACTATATTCAGAAAGGGTATGCCCAGCCTGAAATCATAAATCTCAGGAAAACATCAATCTTATCGGTGCTATATGACAAAGCTGAGCAGCTCCGAAATCGAATATCCAAAGAAAAACTGAGCGTTGATGAGGTTATCGGTCTCTTAACCTATTATGACTCATTGGTTACCGCTGACTTCACAGACAAGTCTGCGTTAATGCTTGATCCAGTATTCACAAAGGCCTTGCACCATAACCTTACCTATCCGGCCAGTGCACAAAATCAGGCAATTTATGGCCGCGTTTATGCAGCATTCGACATAAACGAACAAGGCTTGATCAGGAACGTAACTATTTTAAGTCCCGAGAATGCCGGGTATCGGTTTGACCTTATTGTCAAGAAAGCGCTTCAAAAGATATCTCCGGTTGATCCGGCTTTAAACGGTAAATACATCCTGCCAGTTGCCTTCACCTATACGAACACGAACGAAGATGGGGAATCCTATATCCCTGTTAATCGGCTCTCCGGCGACCGGTTATCGGGTCGACAAGTTTTAGAAGAATACATCGTACCCGCGGTTGTTGCTAGGCCTTCTGTTACAGCCAGAGAAGTTTGGGGATATTATAAGTAA
- a CDS encoding BamA/TamA family outer membrane protein, whose protein sequence is MVAKCRLIAALVFLGSLFLVQNALATEPVDSTRSVVVRSVTLTGNYRTRDRIILREMTLHTGDTVRLGDLPGRTAWDQRNINNTNLFVTVDLLTQVTASADTTQLAQLDLTVAMKERWYLIAYPVFDLADRNFNEWWYDRGRDLRRTIYGGRLSYRNVTGNNDRLQLVLERGFLSRTIVSYSRPYIDRAQKIGMRVDFGYQTNKEIPYRTRADKWVYARSEALLRERMYAGLTLTHRRGLYHYHSFDARYTRNTIADTIARLNPDYFLDGRTRQQYLAIGYGYRYDRRDNVVYPLQGVLFSAGIGVSGLLPSDSFRFAEVASSATRYWSLGGRFYAATGLRGRLTWPSRQPYFNLRGLGSSLDMVRGYELFVVDGQRTTVWRNSLRYQLFNVRKQLDWLRIRQFNTLPIAAYLTAFGDAGYVSSTVAEQYQSRLANRLLVGTGMSLDIVTYYNLVFRFSGTINGQGKTGFFFNLAQEL, encoded by the coding sequence ATGGTTGCGAAATGTCGGCTTATCGCTGCACTGGTCTTTTTGGGTAGTTTATTTCTGGTTCAGAACGCTCTGGCGACCGAACCGGTTGATTCAACGCGTTCAGTGGTGGTGCGGTCCGTTACGCTGACGGGCAACTACCGAACCCGCGACCGGATTATCCTGCGCGAAATGACGCTCCATACCGGCGATACCGTCCGGTTGGGCGATTTGCCGGGCCGCACTGCCTGGGATCAGCGGAACATCAACAACACGAACCTTTTCGTGACGGTAGACCTACTTACTCAGGTTACTGCGTCCGCCGATACGACCCAGCTGGCTCAGCTCGATCTGACGGTCGCAATGAAGGAGCGCTGGTATCTGATTGCTTACCCCGTGTTTGATCTGGCCGACCGGAATTTCAACGAATGGTGGTACGACCGGGGCCGTGACCTGCGCCGAACGATCTACGGCGGGCGACTCAGCTACCGTAACGTGACGGGGAATAATGACCGCCTGCAACTGGTTCTTGAACGGGGATTTCTGTCGCGCACGATTGTTTCGTATAGCCGGCCCTACATAGACCGGGCCCAGAAAATTGGTATGCGGGTTGATTTTGGCTATCAGACCAACAAGGAAATTCCCTACCGTACGCGGGCCGATAAGTGGGTTTATGCCAGGTCAGAAGCTTTGCTGCGCGAACGCATGTATGCCGGCCTGACACTGACCCATCGGCGCGGCCTGTATCATTATCATAGCTTCGATGCGCGCTATACCCGCAACACAATCGCCGATACGATCGCCCGGCTCAACCCGGACTATTTTCTGGATGGCCGAACCCGGCAGCAGTACCTGGCCATAGGCTACGGCTATCGCTACGACCGGCGTGATAATGTGGTCTATCCCCTGCAGGGCGTTCTGTTTTCGGCGGGTATTGGCGTATCGGGACTACTGCCCAGCGACAGTTTTCGGTTCGCAGAAGTGGCCTCGTCGGCCACTCGATACTGGTCGCTGGGCGGGCGATTCTATGCCGCTACGGGCCTGCGTGGCCGGTTAACCTGGCCCAGTCGGCAACCGTATTTTAACCTGCGTGGATTAGGCAGTTCGCTCGATATGGTGCGCGGCTACGAGTTGTTTGTCGTTGATGGACAGCGAACGACCGTCTGGCGGAATAGTTTACGTTACCAACTGTTTAACGTTCGAAAGCAGCTCGACTGGTTGCGCATACGCCAGTTCAACACCTTGCCGATTGCGGCTTACCTGACGGCCTTTGGCGATGCGGGTTACGTCAGCAGTACGGTGGCTGAGCAGTACCAAAGCCGGTTGGCAAATCGGCTGCTCGTTGGTACAGGCATGAGCCTGGACATTGTTACGTACTATAATCTGGTTTTTCGCTTTAGCGGAACAATCAACGGACAAGGCAAAACCGGTTTCTTCTTTAACCTGGCGCAGGAATTATAG
- a CDS encoding MFS transporter, with product MQTENIQKPARAVKPRLSFWQIWNMSFGFFGIQYGFGLQQANMSPIFRYLNADESSIPALWLAGPMTGLLIQPIIGAMSDRTWSPRWGRRKPYFLIGAILGSIALILMPNSSALWMAASLMWILDAGLNASMEPFRAFIGDKLPVEQRTVGFAMQSFFVGFGQTLANLMPRILPLFGLTMVATGANAIPDITRWSFYIGAVAIVAAVLWTMYTTDEYPPDDMAEFEREKREGGGVLSAFGEVFHALRDMPTTMKQLWWVKFFTWYGLPLMWQYLSLAISRHAFNAPTPQSPGFERGIEVGNDCFALFNIGCFGVSFFLPAIARRLGRRGTHATFLTLGGLGFLSMLTGEDKSVFLFGMALVGLAWGSILSMPYVMLSTSVPGERMGVYMGIFNGFIVVPQIVNMVTVPFLYNTLLQGDPRNALVLCGVCLLLAAGSCFLVKETPRSEAAALPVNPGGN from the coding sequence ATGCAAACCGAAAACATCCAGAAGCCAGCCAGAGCTGTTAAACCAAGGCTCAGTTTCTGGCAAATCTGGAATATGAGTTTTGGCTTTTTTGGCATTCAGTATGGCTTCGGTTTGCAGCAGGCTAATATGAGCCCGATTTTTCGCTACCTGAACGCCGATGAATCGTCTATTCCGGCGCTCTGGCTGGCGGGTCCGATGACGGGACTATTGATTCAGCCGATCATTGGTGCCATGAGCGACCGGACCTGGTCTCCGCGCTGGGGTCGCCGAAAACCTTACTTTCTGATTGGGGCCATTCTGGGCAGTATTGCACTTATTCTGATGCCCAACTCGTCGGCTTTGTGGATGGCGGCCAGCCTGATGTGGATTCTGGATGCGGGCCTGAACGCGTCGATGGAGCCATTCCGGGCCTTTATCGGCGACAAACTGCCCGTTGAGCAGCGTACCGTCGGGTTTGCCATGCAGAGCTTTTTCGTAGGGTTTGGCCAGACGCTGGCGAATCTGATGCCGCGTATTTTACCGCTGTTCGGACTCACGATGGTAGCAACCGGAGCCAACGCCATTCCAGATATTACGCGCTGGTCATTCTATATCGGGGCGGTGGCCATTGTGGCGGCCGTTCTCTGGACCATGTACACGACCGACGAGTACCCGCCCGACGACATGGCTGAGTTTGAGCGCGAGAAGCGCGAAGGTGGTGGGGTTCTGTCGGCCTTTGGCGAAGTGTTTCATGCCCTGCGCGATATGCCCACGACCATGAAGCAGCTCTGGTGGGTAAAGTTTTTTACGTGGTACGGCCTGCCGCTCATGTGGCAGTACCTGTCGCTGGCTATTTCGCGCCATGCGTTCAATGCCCCTACGCCCCAGTCGCCCGGCTTTGAACGCGGTATTGAAGTCGGCAACGACTGTTTCGCTCTGTTCAACATCGGCTGTTTTGGCGTTTCGTTTTTCTTACCGGCCATTGCTAGACGGCTGGGTCGGCGCGGCACGCACGCGACTTTCCTGACGCTGGGCGGGTTAGGCTTCCTGTCCATGCTGACGGGTGAAGACAAAAGCGTGTTTCTGTTTGGTATGGCTCTGGTGGGTCTGGCATGGGGCTCTATCCTGTCGATGCCTTACGTCATGCTGTCAACGTCGGTGCCGGGCGAGCGGATGGGAGTTTACATGGGAATCTTCAATGGTTTCATCGTAGTCCCGCAGATTGTCAACATGGTTACGGTTCCGTTTCTGTACAACACGCTGCTTCAGGGCGACCCACGTAATGCACTGGTTCTGTGCGGAGTTTGCTTGCTGTTAGCAGCCGGTTCCTGCTTCCTGGTTAAAGAAACACCCCGAAGCGAAGCGGCCGCCCTGCCGGTTAATCCGGGTGGTAATTAA
- a CDS encoding carbohydrate kinase family protein — MENAARPYALLSVGELLADFIGHHVSPNLLDSPDFRRYQGGSPANMAANMARLGNQTALVACVGNDNIGRFLTRSVSEAGVDAQFIGVDPDEPTSIVIVSRTAGTPDFIAYRTADRQIKPDQLPDSLLSQAQIFHTTCFALSRQPAQATIVEAARRARQLGCQVSVDANYAPPIWPDRDQAWRVLTDYCSAGALVKVSDDDIARLYGQKQSPETVFADFHRMGASVICMTLGPDGSIVSYDGGAKQGQIAAKKVDVVDATGAGDAYWAGFLTAYLDGQTPEHCAHAGAVMAQMKLTRQGPLPSFVDRQLLY; from the coding sequence ATGGAAAACGCTGCCCGCCCTTACGCTCTGCTTTCTGTGGGCGAACTTCTGGCCGACTTCATTGGCCACCACGTATCGCCTAATCTGCTCGATTCACCGGATTTTCGGCGCTACCAGGGCGGAAGCCCGGCCAACATGGCGGCTAATATGGCCCGGCTGGGCAACCAGACGGCTTTGGTCGCCTGCGTTGGTAATGATAACATAGGCCGCTTTCTGACCCGATCGGTCAGCGAAGCCGGGGTTGATGCTCAGTTTATTGGCGTAGACCCCGATGAGCCAACCAGCATTGTTATTGTCTCACGTACCGCCGGAACGCCGGATTTTATCGCCTATCGGACTGCCGACCGTCAGATCAAGCCGGATCAGTTGCCCGACTCGCTGCTGAGCCAGGCGCAGATATTCCACACAACCTGCTTTGCCTTAAGCCGTCAGCCGGCTCAGGCTACCATTGTAGAAGCTGCCCGGCGCGCCCGCCAACTGGGCTGTCAGGTCAGCGTTGACGCTAATTATGCACCCCCTATCTGGCCCGACCGCGATCAGGCATGGCGTGTCCTGACCGATTATTGCTCGGCTGGCGCGCTGGTGAAAGTAAGTGACGACGACATAGCGCGGCTTTACGGTCAGAAGCAGTCGCCGGAAACCGTATTTGCCGATTTTCACCGCATGGGCGCGTCGGTGATCTGCATGACGCTGGGCCCCGATGGGAGCATTGTATCCTATGATGGTGGGGCTAAACAGGGGCAGATAGCGGCTAAGAAAGTGGACGTTGTCGATGCAACCGGCGCAGGCGATGCTTATTGGGCGGGCTTTCTTACGGCTTATCTGGACGGCCAGACGCCGGAACACTGCGCCCATGCTGGTGCCGTAATGGCCCAGATGAAACTCACCCGGCAAGGTCCTCTACCCTCATTCGTAGATCGGCAGCTGCTGTATTAA
- the lgt gene encoding prolipoprotein diacylglyceryl transferase, with protein sequence MLQYVIWDVDPEIFHIGSFSVRWYGLLFALGFLIGMQIMTHIFKKENKPVADTDSLLIYMVVATILGARLGHFLFYEPDVLFKNPLEVILPPYRGLASHGATVGILIGLWLYSRRQSSRATGQTFLWVTDRITITVALAGACIRFGNLMNSEIVGRPTDVPWAFVFINNPEYEKIPRHPAQLYESLSCLVVFVLLLWFWNRYKERTPRGSMLGIFLIWIFTLRFLYEYLKENQVAFENNMALNMGQILSIPAVLLGVYFLIRSYQNPVVLPSPERPKKVRS encoded by the coding sequence ATGCTGCAATACGTCATCTGGGATGTGGATCCCGAAATTTTTCACATTGGCTCGTTCTCGGTTCGCTGGTATGGGCTGCTGTTTGCCTTAGGGTTTCTGATCGGGATGCAGATCATGACCCATATTTTCAAAAAAGAAAACAAACCAGTTGCCGATACCGACTCGCTGCTGATTTATATGGTGGTGGCCACGATTCTGGGGGCTCGCCTGGGCCATTTCCTGTTCTATGAACCCGATGTGCTGTTTAAAAATCCACTGGAGGTAATTCTGCCGCCCTATCGCGGACTGGCCAGCCACGGCGCTACAGTTGGTATTCTGATTGGCCTCTGGCTGTATTCACGCCGACAGTCAAGTCGCGCTACGGGCCAGACGTTTCTGTGGGTTACTGACCGCATTACCATCACGGTAGCGCTGGCCGGGGCCTGCATTCGCTTCGGGAATTTGATGAACTCCGAAATCGTTGGCCGGCCAACGGATGTGCCCTGGGCGTTTGTGTTCATCAATAACCCGGAGTATGAGAAGATTCCCCGCCATCCGGCGCAGCTATACGAGTCGCTTTCCTGCCTGGTCGTGTTCGTTCTGCTGCTCTGGTTCTGGAATCGTTACAAAGAGCGGACTCCACGCGGCAGCATGCTCGGTATTTTTCTAATCTGGATATTCACCCTGCGGTTCTTATACGAATACCTGAAAGAGAACCAGGTTGCTTTTGAGAACAATATGGCGCTGAACATGGGCCAGATTCTGAGCATTCCAGCGGTGTTGCTGGGCGTTTACTTCCTGATTCGTAGCTACCAGAACCCGGTTGTTCTACCCTCACCGGAACGCCCGAAAAAAGTCAGATCCTGA
- the yidD gene encoding membrane protein insertion efficiency factor YidD has product MRTILIGLVRVYQAVVSPYFPNACRYTPTCSQFTIEAIRKHGAIRGGWLGLKRISRCHPWGGHGYDPVP; this is encoded by the coding sequence ATGAGGACTATACTGATTGGTCTGGTACGCGTTTACCAGGCCGTCGTTTCGCCGTATTTTCCGAATGCCTGCCGGTATACGCCGACCTGCTCGCAGTTCACCATTGAAGCTATTCGCAAACATGGCGCTATCCGGGGCGGCTGGCTGGGTTTAAAACGCATCAGCCGGTGTCATCCATGGGGCGGTCATGGCTATGACCCTGTTCCTTAG
- a CDS encoding co-chaperone GroES, which translates to MVNITADNKLKRLIVVGDRVLIKPNDPTDRTASGLYLPPTVQEKEQVQSGYVIKVGPGYPIPVPTEDEPWKETEEKVKYMPLQAQEGDVALYLQRNAIELLYEGEQYVIVPQASILMLERMEDLA; encoded by the coding sequence ATGGTCAATATTACCGCCGATAACAAGCTCAAACGCCTGATTGTAGTGGGCGATCGGGTTCTGATCAAACCCAACGATCCAACTGACCGCACCGCCAGTGGTTTATACCTTCCGCCCACTGTACAGGAAAAAGAACAAGTTCAATCCGGCTACGTTATTAAAGTTGGACCAGGCTATCCGATTCCAGTGCCGACCGAAGACGAGCCCTGGAAAGAAACCGAGGAAAAAGTAAAGTACATGCCGCTTCAGGCGCAGGAGGGCGACGTAGCGCTGTATCTCCAGCGAAACGCTATTGAACTGCTATACGAGGGCGAACAGTACGTCATTGTTCCCCAGGCATCTATCCTGATGCTCGAACGCATGGAAGATTTAGCGTAA
- a CDS encoding DUF4174 domain-containing protein — protein MESIANQKKSLKAILDEKKDHRRVLLLYGRDDAQHYLLEQQESLNEVRDELNEREMDVLVIVASTLQEPDRQFLMQHYKLVPSEDFIAWLIGKDGGIKQTFKKPVAPQEVFKLVDGMPMRQQEMKKQE, from the coding sequence ATGGAAAGCATAGCCAACCAGAAAAAATCGCTCAAGGCGATACTGGACGAAAAGAAAGACCACCGGCGCGTGTTGCTGCTTTACGGCCGCGACGACGCCCAGCACTACCTTCTTGAGCAGCAGGAAAGCCTGAACGAGGTCAGAGACGAACTAAACGAGCGGGAGATGGACGTGCTCGTGATTGTGGCGTCAACCCTTCAGGAGCCCGACCGCCAGTTTTTAATGCAGCATTACAAGCTCGTACCGTCGGAGGATTTCATAGCCTGGCTGATTGGTAAGGATGGCGGCATCAAGCAAACCTTTAAAAAACCCGTAGCTCCGCAGGAGGTGTTCAAACTCGTTGACGGTATGCCTATGCGGCAGCAGGAAATGAAAAAACAGGAGTAA